A stretch of the Arthrobacter stackebrandtii genome encodes the following:
- a CDS encoding DUF3090 domain-containing protein encodes MPTRVHEFVWPDRVVVGTLGLPGARTFYLQVRAGTELVSIAMEKEQSALLAEKIDEILDQLMAVEGNPFSVPTGTPLELVDNDPLDAVQEQFRTGAMSLGWDPTTAQVVIEALPLTIDDPDDDESLHEDGSDESEMLRVRIPVGTARAFTKRTREVVGAGRPICPLCGYPIDADGHTCIIPEP; translated from the coding sequence ATGCCTACACGTGTTCACGAGTTTGTCTGGCCCGACCGGGTAGTCGTTGGCACCCTCGGACTTCCTGGAGCGCGCACGTTCTACCTCCAGGTGCGCGCAGGGACGGAGCTCGTCAGTATCGCCATGGAGAAGGAGCAGTCGGCCCTGCTGGCGGAGAAGATCGACGAGATTCTTGACCAGCTCATGGCCGTCGAGGGCAACCCCTTCAGCGTTCCCACTGGCACCCCTCTTGAACTTGTTGACAATGACCCGCTCGACGCCGTCCAGGAACAGTTTCGTACAGGGGCCATGAGCTTGGGGTGGGACCCAACCACGGCCCAGGTGGTCATTGAGGCACTTCCCCTCACCATTGACGATCCCGATGACGACGAATCGCTTCATGAGGACGGCTCTGACGAGTCCGAAATGCTGCGCGTGCGAATACCGGTCGGCACCGCCCGCGCATTCACCAAGCGCACCCGGGAGGTTGTGGGTGCCGGGCGCCCGATCTGCCCGCTCTGCGGTTATCCCATCGATGCCGACGGCCACACCTGCATCATTCCCGAGCCCTGA
- a CDS encoding FABP family protein, producing MTLHPGLAAVASLIGTWRGEGSGQYPTIDSFQYTEEVTFTDVGKPFLHYIQRTWSPAGAPMHTETGYLRVVGGTSMEFVLAQPTGQTELAEGPLIATVDGFTCTLESRLVNSASAKQVDATERRLDLAADVLTTHFAMAAVGLPMTHHLTSRLLRSTPAAEAQQG from the coding sequence ATGACACTGCATCCTGGACTGGCGGCAGTCGCCAGTCTCATCGGCACGTGGCGGGGCGAAGGCTCCGGCCAGTACCCAACGATCGACTCGTTCCAGTACACCGAAGAGGTCACGTTTACGGATGTGGGCAAGCCCTTCCTCCACTACATCCAGCGCACGTGGTCGCCGGCCGGGGCTCCCATGCACACCGAAACCGGATATCTCCGGGTTGTCGGGGGAACGTCCATGGAGTTCGTGCTGGCGCAGCCCACGGGACAGACGGAGTTGGCGGAGGGCCCGCTCATTGCCACTGTCGACGGGTTCACCTGCACCCTTGAATCGCGGTTGGTGAACTCGGCAAGCGCCAAGCAGGTTGACGCAACCGAGCGGCGCCTGGACCTCGCCGCAGATGTCCTCACCACCCATTTTGCGATGGCCGCCGTGGGCCTGCCGATGACGCACCACCTGACATCAAGACTGCTCAGAAGCACCCCCGCCGCGGAGGCACAACAGGGATGA
- a CDS encoding 2-phosphosulfolactate phosphatase has product MRPALEDHLGAGAILSALSALGYRSAMSPEASSAADLVDFVRPCLHRAMRDCVGARELEAMGFGSDVEVARLLDASRVVPLLTEGAFWAAS; this is encoded by the coding sequence CTGCGTCCGGCACTCGAGGATCACCTTGGCGCTGGAGCGATCCTCTCGGCACTGTCAGCTCTCGGCTACCGGAGTGCGATGAGCCCTGAAGCCTCGTCTGCCGCCGATCTCGTCGATTTCGTGCGCCCATGTTTGCATCGAGCGATGCGTGATTGCGTCGGCGCGCGAGAATTGGAAGCCATGGGGTTCGGCTCTGATGTTGAGGTCGCACGTTTGCTGGATGCCTCCCGAGTCGTGCCGTTGCTGACCGAAGGGGCTTTTTGGGCTGCCTCGTAG
- a CDS encoding VOC family protein, which yields MDPRLSFVTLVVRDLRASRQFYIDGLGWPVEFEEEGDVVMVRVADKLILSLWQEDKAEAELGPIGRAAGAMPFTLAHNVGTEPEVERVIAEAKQAGATVTSEPVKREWGGYSGYFADPDGFRWEVACNPGPLGESVL from the coding sequence ATGGATCCTCGCCTGAGTTTCGTCACCCTAGTTGTCCGCGACCTTCGCGCCAGCAGGCAGTTCTATATTGACGGCCTCGGCTGGCCGGTCGAGTTCGAGGAGGAAGGCGACGTTGTCATGGTGCGTGTCGCAGACAAGCTCATCTTGTCCCTGTGGCAGGAGGACAAGGCCGAAGCTGAGCTTGGCCCGATCGGCAGGGCAGCCGGAGCGATGCCTTTCACGCTGGCGCACAATGTTGGGACCGAGCCGGAGGTTGAGCGGGTGATTGCTGAAGCCAAACAAGCAGGTGCCACGGTCACTTCGGAGCCAGTCAAGCGTGAATGGGGCGGGTACTCAGGGTACTTTGCGGATCCCGACGGCTTCAGGTGGGAAGTTGCCTGCAATCCCGGGCCACTGGGGGAGTCGGTTCTCTGA
- a CDS encoding type II toxin-antitoxin system RelE/ParE family toxin translates to MIRSFGSNDTERIWHEQYVKLVERTAQRATLRKLELIHAAKDAEDLRVPPGNRLERLVGDRRGQHSIRVNAQWRLCFVWRDGGADNVELVDYH, encoded by the coding sequence GTGATCAGATCGTTCGGCAGCAATGACACCGAGCGCATCTGGCATGAGCAGTACGTCAAGCTCGTTGAGCGGACGGCGCAGCGGGCGACCTTGCGGAAGCTCGAGCTAATCCATGCGGCGAAGGATGCCGAGGACCTCAGGGTCCCGCCAGGCAACCGCCTGGAGCGTCTGGTCGGCGACCGACGCGGGCAGCACAGCATCCGCGTGAACGCGCAATGGCGTCTCTGCTTCGTCTGGAGAGATGGAGGTGCGGACAATGTCGAACTCGTCGACTACCACTGA
- a CDS encoding VOC family protein, with the protein MAMRIENVSVDSLTPAETAEFWAQALGWQVVEDDDDDEVALQPPAGSPEFGVLPDLLFLRVPEEKAVKNRLHLDLRPEDQDAEVARLEALGATRVDIGQGDGVTWVVMADPEGNEFCVLRTLQA; encoded by the coding sequence ATGGCCATGAGAATTGAAAACGTCTCCGTAGATTCCCTTACGCCCGCGGAAACCGCCGAATTTTGGGCCCAGGCCCTGGGTTGGCAGGTGGTCGAGGACGACGACGATGACGAGGTGGCACTGCAGCCGCCTGCCGGCAGCCCCGAATTCGGGGTCCTGCCGGACCTCCTGTTCCTGCGGGTTCCCGAAGAAAAGGCCGTGAAGAACAGGCTCCACCTTGACCTGCGACCCGAGGACCAGGACGCCGAGGTGGCACGGCTTGAAGCCCTTGGCGCCACCCGCGTGGACATCGGCCAGGGCGACGGCGTGACCTGGGTGGTCATGGCCGATCCTGAAGGCAACGAATTCTGCGTGCTCCGGACGCTGCAGGCCTAG
- a CDS encoding glycoside hydrolase family 5 protein, which produces MQIITDGTRLRDEHGRERVFHGINLVAKGNHEPHGSFIERGFKGAWTKHDLEDLAARGFTLVRLGVMWAAVEPAPGNYDQDYLDWIVEQLDLIHDAGMAALLDSHQDLYSQGFGDGAPRWATLGSQQFDATELWSDAYLTSPALHEALDAFWANAPGPGGVGLQDRFAAMWAHVAAGIGGHPAVVGFDILNEPAPGSSAPGIFEALIGTFAAVTGQDPHQVFADFDEPEAKLAQLARLEDEEVYRQVGDAIFPLVQAFENEAVAPMMERVAAAVRAVDGQTLLAREHSYFANMGVPSGQPALADPAWVYSPHGYDLTVDTPAIALSSNIRAGVIFSRHKETQDRLQVPVIVGEWGALSLGEGVRAHGEFLMDLFDSYSWSWTYWVWEPGFAGSEAAATLTRPRPIAFAGTARSWRVEGSALHAAWEGQEGGQPSVFFVPGGAETHSVSVLRDGIEIDVRQDGPWISVDPGPGYFELSPAR; this is translated from the coding sequence ATGCAGATCATCACTGATGGAACCCGGTTGCGGGATGAGCACGGCCGGGAACGGGTTTTTCACGGCATCAACTTGGTAGCCAAGGGAAACCACGAACCTCACGGCTCGTTCATTGAGCGGGGGTTCAAGGGAGCCTGGACCAAACATGACCTCGAGGATCTTGCCGCGCGAGGATTCACCCTGGTCAGGCTGGGAGTCATGTGGGCCGCCGTGGAGCCTGCGCCGGGCAACTACGACCAGGACTACCTCGACTGGATCGTGGAGCAGCTGGACCTCATCCACGACGCAGGAATGGCGGCGCTCCTGGACTCGCATCAAGATCTCTACTCACAGGGTTTCGGGGATGGGGCGCCCCGTTGGGCCACCCTTGGCAGCCAGCAATTTGATGCCACAGAGCTGTGGAGTGATGCGTACTTGACCAGTCCCGCGTTGCATGAGGCCCTTGACGCCTTCTGGGCCAATGCGCCCGGCCCTGGCGGTGTTGGTCTGCAGGATCGCTTTGCGGCCATGTGGGCACACGTCGCCGCAGGGATCGGCGGGCATCCGGCCGTCGTTGGTTTCGACATTCTCAACGAGCCGGCCCCCGGATCCTCGGCCCCGGGCATCTTTGAGGCGCTGATCGGCACGTTCGCGGCGGTCACGGGCCAGGACCCGCACCAGGTCTTTGCCGACTTCGACGAACCGGAGGCCAAATTGGCCCAGCTGGCCCGGCTCGAGGACGAGGAAGTCTACCGGCAGGTTGGCGATGCGATCTTCCCGCTGGTTCAAGCCTTTGAAAATGAAGCAGTGGCGCCCATGATGGAGCGCGTGGCCGCCGCGGTCCGCGCTGTCGATGGCCAGACCCTGTTGGCCCGCGAACACTCCTACTTCGCCAACATGGGGGTGCCGTCCGGGCAGCCGGCGTTGGCCGATCCTGCCTGGGTGTACTCGCCACACGGCTATGACCTGACGGTCGACACCCCCGCCATCGCCCTGTCCTCCAATATCCGGGCAGGAGTCATCTTCTCCCGGCACAAGGAGACCCAGGACAGGCTTCAGGTCCCGGTCATCGTGGGGGAGTGGGGTGCCCTGAGCCTCGGTGAGGGCGTGCGGGCCCATGGCGAGTTCCTCATGGACCTTTTTGACTCATACAGCTGGTCCTGGACTTACTGGGTGTGGGAGCCGGGCTTCGCCGGGTCGGAGGCTGCTGCGACGCTGACCAGGCCCCGCCCCATAGCCTTCGCCGGGACCGCACGGAGTTGGCGGGTCGAGGGCAGTGCGCTGCACGCTGCTTGGGAGGGGCAGGAAGGCGGGCAGCCATCTGTGTTCTTCGTCCCCGGGGGCGCTGAAACCCATTCTGTCTCCGTTCTGCGTGACGGGATTGAGATTGACGTGAGGCAGGACGGCCCCTGGATTTCGGTGGACCCAGGACCCGGGTACTTTGAGTTAAGCCCGGCCCGGTAA
- a CDS encoding TetR/AcrR family transcriptional regulator — protein MNHLNSMEPGPRPVTPPGPDVSRRSGRAHKAILAATRELVAEVGYQRLTIEGIASAAGVGKQTIYRWWRSKAAILFDAVLDANSQEDGSVELPNTGDVEADLRLVLRESVAAMVDPDNDRLQRAITAEIQTDLAVAGELVRRLLRPQLDATQARIAAGIRDGQVDGSVDPGMVAELLFGPVFHRWLLRTGDLDDAFADGVLDLVLTGIRPR, from the coding sequence ATGAATCACCTGAACTCCATGGAACCGGGACCCCGGCCTGTCACGCCGCCGGGCCCCGACGTGTCCCGGCGCAGCGGTCGAGCCCACAAGGCAATTCTTGCCGCCACACGCGAGCTGGTCGCAGAGGTGGGGTACCAGCGGTTGACCATCGAGGGCATTGCGAGCGCCGCCGGCGTCGGAAAACAGACGATCTATCGCTGGTGGAGATCAAAGGCGGCCATACTTTTTGATGCGGTCCTTGACGCCAACTCCCAGGAGGACGGCTCCGTTGAACTGCCCAACACCGGAGACGTTGAGGCGGACCTGCGCCTGGTGCTCCGCGAGTCCGTCGCCGCAATGGTCGATCCGGACAACGACCGACTGCAGCGCGCGATCACCGCAGAGATACAGACGGACCTGGCAGTCGCCGGTGAACTGGTGCGCAGGCTGCTCCGGCCGCAGCTCGATGCGACGCAGGCACGCATTGCGGCAGGCATCCGTGACGGCCAGGTGGACGGTTCCGTGGATCCGGGGATGGTGGCCGAGTTGCTGTTCGGGCCGGTTTTTCACCGATGGCTGCTGCGAACTGGCGACTTGGACGATGCCTTTGCCGATGGCGTGCTCGACCTGGTGTTGACGGGAATCAGGCCCCGCTGA
- a CDS encoding methyltransferase family protein translates to MLGHDEIPLPPTAVLAAALLQRLAPETATAVPQRRAGAALLAAGSGALLMGTLAAFRGEGTTVDPTAPQQSSTLVTAGANRFTRNPMYLGMAGLLAAHAAWRGSWQAWLPVAAFVATMDRFQIPREERALQERFGRSYTDYCSAVPRWLGPGKTKAAGHGAIPQPLSQAS, encoded by the coding sequence ATGCTTGGCCACGATGAAATTCCGCTGCCGCCAACAGCAGTTCTAGCCGCGGCACTGCTGCAGCGGCTCGCCCCGGAGACTGCCACGGCGGTGCCGCAGCGCCGGGCCGGGGCGGCGCTGCTGGCCGCAGGGTCCGGCGCGCTCCTGATGGGCACGCTGGCAGCCTTCCGGGGAGAAGGCACCACGGTGGATCCGACGGCGCCGCAACAGTCCAGCACCCTTGTCACCGCCGGTGCCAACCGCTTCACGCGCAACCCCATGTACCTGGGGATGGCGGGGCTGCTGGCCGCGCACGCCGCGTGGCGGGGGTCGTGGCAGGCGTGGCTGCCGGTGGCCGCCTTCGTCGCAACCATGGACAGGTTCCAGATCCCGCGGGAGGAACGTGCCCTGCAGGAAAGATTCGGCAGGAGCTACACCGATTACTGCTCGGCGGTGCCGCGCTGGCTGGGGCCCGGCAAGACTAAGGCGGCCGGTCACGGGGCCATTCCGCAGCCGCTCAGCCAGGCCAGTTGA
- a CDS encoding MFS transporter, with amino-acid sequence MALSFKHKLLLATPVPATWMSNVIIHNVYIKFYTDVIGLSPEYVGWVYLIFNLWNILNDPVFGFMLDKMKYRPGRGKFLLVMRRTIPFMLVGLAAMAWSSPSWPEWVIFTVFLLQLFLFDVASTFYLISAISYGFLAAPTREDRIDVEVVKTWVGNISSAFATILATQLLVGDAITEHTTMATLLMGVVLLNAALYVIPAIKLKDPPELYERGDAGEESVTWTQLKKDAKSIMSMRAFWAWFAFGTTALAPMGMYFTAFLYLMDHVIRSSGTEATIADTGSMVVVLVLLPLLARAIKRLGSRTAIYLAFVPYLGGLCALFFVTQWWQVLIAYMFIMSGRYMMSTAGVALEGALIDDNERLTGTRKTGSFASLRALMSAPVTGTQTTIFMWIIAAYGYEQSSEVQSAAAQWGIRIATAGVPILFGVLGLVALLFLPYNKKIEAEISEFSGASRGEGTAFNSTGVKPGAASPMNELDQPGESMERDRAAE; translated from the coding sequence ATGGCGCTGTCGTTCAAACACAAGCTGCTCCTGGCGACGCCTGTGCCGGCGACGTGGATGTCGAACGTCATCATCCACAACGTCTACATCAAGTTCTATACGGACGTCATTGGGCTCTCGCCCGAGTACGTGGGCTGGGTGTACCTGATCTTCAACCTCTGGAACATCCTGAACGACCCGGTCTTCGGGTTCATGCTCGACAAGATGAAGTACCGCCCTGGGCGCGGCAAGTTCCTGCTGGTCATGCGGCGCACCATTCCGTTCATGCTGGTCGGCTTGGCAGCCATGGCATGGAGCAGCCCGTCCTGGCCGGAATGGGTGATTTTTACCGTCTTCCTCCTGCAGCTCTTCCTCTTCGACGTCGCATCCACGTTCTACCTGATTTCCGCCATCAGTTACGGGTTTTTGGCCGCCCCCACCCGCGAAGACCGGATCGACGTCGAGGTAGTCAAAACCTGGGTCGGGAACATCTCCTCAGCATTTGCGACCATCCTCGCAACCCAACTGCTGGTGGGCGACGCGATCACGGAGCACACCACCATGGCGACCTTGCTCATGGGGGTGGTGCTCCTCAACGCCGCGCTCTACGTGATTCCCGCGATCAAGCTCAAGGACCCTCCCGAGTTGTATGAACGTGGAGACGCCGGCGAGGAGTCTGTCACCTGGACACAGCTGAAGAAGGACGCGAAATCCATCATGTCGATGCGGGCATTCTGGGCCTGGTTCGCCTTTGGAACCACCGCATTGGCCCCCATGGGCATGTACTTCACGGCCTTTCTCTATCTCATGGACCACGTCATCCGAAGCAGCGGAACGGAGGCGACCATCGCGGATACCGGCTCCATGGTGGTGGTCCTGGTGCTGCTTCCACTGCTGGCACGGGCGATCAAGAGGCTGGGCAGCCGCACCGCCATTTACCTCGCCTTCGTGCCGTACCTTGGCGGGCTCTGCGCACTGTTCTTCGTGACGCAGTGGTGGCAGGTGCTCATCGCCTACATGTTCATCATGAGCGGGCGGTACATGATGTCGACGGCGGGCGTCGCACTGGAGGGGGCCCTCATCGATGACAACGAGCGGCTCACTGGCACACGTAAAACTGGTTCGTTTGCTTCCCTGCGCGCCCTGATGTCGGCGCCGGTCACCGGCACCCAGACCACCATCTTCATGTGGATCATCGCGGCTTATGGATACGAGCAGAGCTCCGAGGTCCAGTCTGCAGCGGCACAGTGGGGCATCCGGATTGCAACCGCAGGGGTGCCAATCCTCTTTGGCGTCCTGGGCCTCGTGGCATTGCTGTTCCTTCCGTACAACAAGAAGATCGAGGCGGAGATCAGCGAGTTCTCGGGTGCAAGCCGTGGCGAGGGGACGGCCTTCAATTCGACCGGAGTGAAGCCTGGTGCCGCGTCGCCGATGAACGAGTTGGACCAGCCGGGCGAGTCCATGGAACGGGATCGTGCCGCAGAATGA
- a CDS encoding SCO1664 family protein, translating into MPTPDLATAELTLTGRITTASNATFLGRIGDLTVVYKPMAGESPLWDFPEGTLAHREVAAYLVSQFLGWDVVPHTWLRDGPLGEGMVQLWQEQDPTQDAVDLVAADSVPETGWKQVLTGQDQDGRTVALIHEDSAALRRMAVFDVVVNNADRKGDHILAMPGGHRHGVDHGLTFHRDHKLRTVLWGWQGEALSEEELDGVARVNAGLDGKLGQDLADLLSGEEIASLAARCGQLRLAGRFPGPSGDMPAVPWPLF; encoded by the coding sequence ATGCCGACGCCGGACCTCGCCACCGCCGAGCTGACACTCACCGGCCGCATCACGACGGCATCCAACGCTACATTCCTTGGCAGGATCGGCGACCTGACGGTTGTCTACAAGCCAATGGCGGGAGAGAGTCCGTTGTGGGATTTTCCCGAGGGCACACTGGCCCACCGGGAGGTGGCCGCATACCTGGTCTCGCAGTTTCTTGGCTGGGACGTCGTTCCGCACACCTGGCTGCGCGACGGCCCGTTGGGCGAGGGAATGGTGCAGCTCTGGCAGGAGCAGGACCCCACCCAGGACGCGGTGGACCTGGTGGCAGCGGACAGCGTGCCGGAGACGGGCTGGAAACAGGTGCTGACTGGGCAGGACCAAGACGGACGGACCGTTGCCCTCATTCACGAAGACTCGGCGGCGCTGCGGCGCATGGCGGTGTTCGACGTCGTCGTCAACAATGCCGACCGCAAGGGCGACCACATCCTTGCCATGCCTGGCGGGCATCGACATGGCGTGGACCACGGGCTCACGTTTCACCGTGACCACAAACTGCGCACCGTGCTGTGGGGGTGGCAGGGAGAGGCTCTCTCTGAGGAAGAGCTCGACGGCGTTGCCCGGGTCAACGCCGGATTGGACGGCAAGCTGGGCCAAGACTTGGCGGACCTGCTCAGTGGCGAAGAAATTGCCTCGCTCGCCGCGCGCTGCGGGCAGCTGCGCCTGGCAGGGCGGTTTCCGGGTCCGAGCGGCGACATGCCGGCGGTGCCCTGGCCGCTGTTCTGA
- a CDS encoding AraC family transcriptional regulator — protein MIDMLNRLVDAVEKNLGDELDVDRLAAALGTTGYHARRMFSSLAGMPVSEYVRRRRMTVAAADVVGGEDLLTVAVRYGYGSVEAFGRAFRSVHGTSHGDVRRHGGPLRSQPQIRFRLTVEGSTPMDARIIERPDFRLIGHAARVPLVHEGINPHIQAHIESLPVAEHARLKQLSSTEPHGLLQVSDGVDPDAAEGSELTYLHGVAVAAGTEVPGDLDTIDVGPGAWVVFRTSGAHPAALQQAYAASATEWFPSNPWRLRPGPSIVSVIDRAPDFSTATCELWFPIERS, from the coding sequence ATGATTGACATGCTGAACCGCCTCGTGGACGCCGTCGAGAAAAACCTCGGCGACGAGCTCGACGTCGACCGACTCGCCGCAGCGCTGGGGACCACGGGCTACCACGCCCGCCGCATGTTCTCATCACTGGCCGGCATGCCGGTCTCCGAGTACGTCCGGCGGCGCCGCATGACGGTGGCCGCGGCCGACGTCGTCGGCGGCGAGGACCTGCTCACGGTCGCCGTGCGCTACGGCTACGGTTCGGTCGAGGCCTTTGGCCGGGCGTTCCGCTCCGTGCACGGCACCAGCCACGGCGACGTCCGCCGCCATGGCGGCCCCCTTCGCAGCCAACCACAAATCAGGTTCCGCCTGACCGTCGAAGGGAGCACCCCCATGGATGCCCGAATTATTGAACGACCCGACTTCCGCCTGATCGGCCACGCCGCCCGCGTGCCGCTCGTTCATGAAGGAATCAACCCGCACATCCAGGCGCACATCGAGTCCCTGCCCGTTGCGGAACATGCCCGGCTCAAGCAGCTCAGCTCCACCGAGCCGCACGGGCTGTTGCAGGTCAGCGACGGCGTCGACCCCGACGCCGCGGAGGGCAGCGAACTGACATACCTGCACGGCGTGGCGGTTGCGGCCGGCACCGAGGTGCCCGGTGACTTGGACACGATCGACGTCGGGCCCGGAGCCTGGGTGGTTTTCCGCACCTCGGGCGCCCACCCGGCAGCGCTGCAGCAGGCCTACGCGGCGAGTGCCACTGAATGGTTCCCGTCCAACCCATGGCGCCTGCGCCCGGGACCGTCGATAGTCTCCGTGATTGACCGCGCACCGGATTTCAGCACGGCGACATGCGAACTCTGGTTTCCCATCGAGCGGTCCTGA
- a CDS encoding SDR family NAD(P)-dependent oxidoreductase gives MTHTSRPSRTWLITGAGRGLGRAFAQAALEHGDRVVGTVRRAGAMAKLQRAYPNSVREILLDVRDAGAVASAVDDAARAFDGLDIVVNNAGAGFVGALEEVSEQQARDHLDLNLFGAMWVSQAAIPHLRARGGGDIVQVSTVGAIGSMPAFGLYNAGKWALEGFSEALSAEVAQFGIRVTIAQLGGFATDWAGSSMQFAAPKAEYDELRTAVFGTPAIPWPATDPEAASTDADPREAADALIAHLADPSHPLRVLIGGDAPEHAAMAYAARRDSYGRGTDFNWPG, from the coding sequence ATGACCCATACATCACGCCCCTCCCGCACCTGGCTCATCACCGGCGCCGGCCGCGGGCTCGGCAGGGCATTTGCGCAGGCCGCCCTGGAGCATGGAGATCGCGTCGTGGGAACGGTCCGCCGGGCAGGAGCGATGGCGAAGCTGCAGCGTGCATACCCCAACTCAGTTCGGGAGATCCTGCTCGATGTCCGGGATGCCGGCGCGGTCGCCTCGGCGGTCGACGATGCGGCACGGGCCTTCGACGGACTCGACATTGTGGTCAACAACGCTGGCGCCGGTTTCGTCGGGGCTCTCGAAGAGGTCAGCGAGCAACAGGCACGCGACCATCTCGACCTGAACTTGTTTGGTGCCATGTGGGTTTCCCAAGCCGCAATCCCCCACCTGCGGGCCCGGGGCGGAGGCGACATCGTCCAGGTTTCGACAGTCGGCGCCATCGGCTCGATGCCGGCGTTCGGGCTGTACAACGCAGGCAAGTGGGCACTCGAAGGTTTCAGTGAAGCCCTGTCTGCCGAGGTCGCACAGTTCGGCATCCGCGTGACCATCGCCCAACTTGGCGGATTCGCAACAGACTGGGCGGGATCGAGCATGCAGTTTGCGGCCCCGAAGGCAGAGTACGACGAGCTCCGCACAGCAGTGTTCGGCACCCCGGCGATCCCTTGGCCCGCCACCGATCCCGAAGCTGCATCAACCGATGCTGATCCGCGAGAGGCGGCAGACGCGCTGATCGCGCACCTGGCAGATCCCAGCCACCCCCTGAGGGTGCTGATCGGCGGCGATGCCCCGGAGCATGCTGCCATGGCGTACGCGGCACGACGGGATTCCTATGGCCGGGGAACGGACTTCAACTGGCCTGGCTGA
- a CDS encoding histidine phosphatase family protein produces the protein MATVILVRHGRTTANATGVLAGRAAGVGLDQTGQDQAAMAGERLAPVPLVGVVSSPLERCLQTAQFILDRQAGAPYAPVDPELTECDYGQWQGRMLTDLATEALWPVVQTQPSAVVFPGGESMAAMQARSVAAVRRHDAAFEAEYGAGAVWAAVSHGDIIKSILADALGMHLDLFQRINVGPASLSIVHYGGSRPGVYATNTDAGDLSWLANGINSGDAPVGGGAGQKVP, from the coding sequence ATGGCTACAGTTATTCTTGTGCGGCACGGCCGCACCACGGCAAATGCCACTGGGGTGCTGGCCGGCCGGGCGGCCGGCGTCGGCCTGGACCAAACCGGGCAGGACCAGGCGGCCATGGCCGGGGAGCGGCTGGCGCCCGTGCCTTTGGTCGGGGTGGTGTCGAGCCCCCTTGAGCGTTGCCTGCAGACCGCCCAGTTCATTCTCGACCGCCAGGCTGGAGCGCCGTACGCGCCCGTTGATCCCGAACTCACGGAGTGCGATTACGGCCAGTGGCAGGGCCGCATGCTCACCGATCTCGCAACCGAGGCGTTGTGGCCGGTCGTGCAGACCCAACCATCCGCCGTCGTCTTTCCCGGCGGTGAATCCATGGCCGCCATGCAGGCCCGGTCGGTGGCTGCAGTCCGGCGCCACGATGCAGCGTTCGAAGCCGAGTACGGGGCAGGGGCTGTGTGGGCGGCAGTGAGCCACGGTGACATCATCAAGTCAATCCTCGCCGACGCGCTCGGCATGCACCTTGACCTGTTCCAGCGCATCAACGTGGGCCCCGCCTCCCTGTCGATCGTGCACTACGGCGGCAGCCGGCCGGGCGTCTACGCGACCAACACTGATGCAGGTGATTTGTCGTGGCTGGCGAACGGAATCAACTCCGGTGACGCGCCCGTGGGCGGCGGGGCCGGGCAAAAAGTCCCGTGA
- a CDS encoding HigA family addiction module antitoxin, with protein sequence MSNSSTTTESDLIEPIHPGEILMEDFIEGFGITQNELVVSIGAPPRRINEIVHGKRGITVDTAIRRALCDRVAAIKPLRVA encoded by the coding sequence ATGTCGAACTCGTCGACTACCACTGAGAGCGACCTGATCGAGCCGATCCACCCGGGAGAGATCCTGATGGAGGATTTCATCGAGGGCTTCGGGATCACGCAGAACGAGCTGGTCGTGTCCATCGGTGCGCCGCCGCGCCGGATCAACGAAATCGTGCACGGCAAGCGGGGGATCACCGTTGATACGGCGATCCGTCGGGCGCTGTGTGACAGGGTCGCCGCGATCAAGCCGTTGCGGGTGGCCTGA
- a CDS encoding PadR family transcriptional regulator encodes MTTEDLKPTWPPAWARAALGTAVLASLEGGPLHGYGIAHAVSERGFGRPKGGSLYPLLTSLENENAVIAQWEEGQNGPGKRNYVLTAQGQARLIEERRIWHDLVKSLDAPMPISISVSNTQRKKP; translated from the coding sequence ATGACCACAGAAGACCTGAAACCAACGTGGCCCCCTGCGTGGGCACGCGCCGCGCTAGGAACCGCTGTACTCGCCAGCCTTGAGGGCGGCCCGCTTCACGGGTACGGAATCGCCCACGCCGTCAGCGAGCGCGGATTCGGGCGGCCGAAAGGCGGGTCCTTATACCCACTTCTGACATCCCTGGAAAACGAGAATGCAGTAATCGCTCAATGGGAGGAGGGACAGAACGGCCCCGGAAAACGCAACTACGTGCTGACCGCGCAGGGTCAGGCAAGACTCATTGAGGAACGCCGCATATGGCACGACCTGGTCAAATCACTGGACGCACCGATGCCGATTTCCATCAGCGTCTCGAACACCCAAAGGAAGAAGCCATGA